A single genomic interval of Microbacterium sp. BLY harbors:
- a CDS encoding GNAT family N-acetyltransferase produces the protein MSRLLKVYRNRNYVWPDDVRPPARTLELRPITRENVGQVEGLRNASVAATFRRFLDSRRFGVFAVVEGAVVGHAWVTAPADRPQVVNTYAKLTAGESLIHYCYVAPEQRGRGLYAQMLHETTAWAREQGATRVTVDTSADNTASQKGIQRAGFTEVAPTTSVVVGRRLAYIKRGELPT, from the coding sequence ATGAGCCGCCTGCTGAAGGTCTATCGCAACCGCAATTACGTCTGGCCGGACGACGTGCGGCCTCCTGCTCGCACGCTGGAATTGCGTCCGATCACGCGGGAGAACGTCGGCCAGGTAGAAGGACTCAGAAACGCCTCGGTAGCCGCTACCTTCCGTCGGTTCCTCGATTCCCGTCGCTTCGGCGTGTTCGCCGTGGTCGAGGGAGCAGTAGTGGGCCACGCCTGGGTCACGGCCCCCGCGGACCGGCCGCAGGTGGTGAACACCTACGCGAAGCTCACGGCGGGAGAGAGTCTGATCCACTACTGCTACGTGGCACCGGAGCAGCGTGGTCGGGGTCTCTACGCGCAGATGCTGCACGAGACGACCGCCTGGGCACGAGAGCAGGGCGCAACACGAGTGACGGTCGACACCTCGGCAGATAACACCGCTTCCCAGAAGGGGATCCAGCGCGCGGGTTTCACGGAAGTTGCACCCACGACAAGCGTGGTTGTCGGCCGACGCCTCGCTTACATCAAACGAGGTGAGCTCCCTACCTGA
- a CDS encoding lipopolysaccharide biosynthesis protein, producing MVVITSGTLLGQLVVALATPVLSRMYPPEAFGAFSTILAIASAIGPAAALKFDSAILLPKAENDARGVLGLSLVSTLLVSALAGLAALFLGPTMLSDAWAQIPLAPLWIFGLVLMTGLFTSLVQAALRAKSYGLVGWRSTIQSVGITIGQLGLGLLSPSATGLLGGALFGRLLGFGALYRGLRPLLAERGGASQRALFRSYWRSPVILAPSALLNALGSQLPLVIVAAWFGTAEAGQLGMAQRLVFLPAALLGAALAQVFGAEIADRLRNRAGSSRGLYLKATFRIGMVAAPMCLAILIASPWLLPWLLGPGWQQSGLLAQAMAVSASVGLIVSPLSAVYAVHQSAASLAIDGSRIALIAVAATVVHATGADVVAAVWALYAAQVLNYIVTWAYGLRIVSREGTA from the coding sequence GTGGTGGTGATCACGTCAGGGACGTTGCTCGGGCAGCTCGTCGTGGCTCTCGCCACCCCAGTGCTCTCGCGCATGTATCCGCCCGAGGCCTTCGGCGCGTTCTCTACGATCCTCGCCATCGCCAGCGCGATCGGGCCTGCGGCCGCGCTGAAGTTCGACTCCGCGATACTGCTGCCGAAAGCGGAGAACGACGCTCGCGGGGTTCTCGGTCTGTCACTGGTCTCGACGCTGTTGGTATCGGCATTAGCGGGACTCGCAGCGCTGTTCCTCGGTCCGACGATGCTCTCCGACGCATGGGCCCAGATCCCGCTCGCGCCACTCTGGATCTTCGGCCTGGTTCTGATGACGGGGCTGTTCACGAGTCTCGTGCAAGCCGCATTACGAGCCAAGAGCTACGGCCTCGTGGGGTGGCGTTCCACCATCCAATCCGTCGGGATCACGATCGGGCAGCTCGGGCTCGGGTTGCTCAGTCCCAGCGCGACGGGCCTCCTCGGCGGCGCGCTCTTCGGCCGCCTTCTCGGCTTCGGCGCGTTATATCGGGGCCTCAGGCCTTTACTCGCTGAACGCGGCGGGGCGTCGCAACGCGCACTCTTCCGGAGCTATTGGCGAAGCCCTGTCATCCTCGCCCCTTCTGCGCTACTGAACGCACTCGGGAGCCAGCTTCCGCTGGTCATCGTGGCCGCCTGGTTCGGTACCGCGGAAGCCGGGCAGCTCGGCATGGCCCAGAGGCTGGTGTTCCTGCCCGCGGCATTGCTCGGAGCAGCACTCGCCCAGGTGTTCGGCGCCGAGATTGCGGACCGCCTGCGAAATCGAGCAGGAAGCTCACGCGGCCTCTACCTGAAAGCGACGTTCAGGATCGGCATGGTCGCCGCACCGATGTGCCTGGCAATCCTTATCGCCTCCCCATGGCTTCTGCCCTGGCTGCTCGGGCCAGGCTGGCAGCAGAGCGGGCTGCTCGCACAAGCCATGGCCGTATCCGCAAGCGTCGGGCTCATCGTCTCGCCGCTCAGCGCTGTCTACGCTGTCCATCAGTCTGCCGCGTCGCTCGCCATTGACGGCTCACGAATCGCATTGATCGCCGTGGCTGCAACGGTTGTCCACGCGACCGGCGCCGATGTGGTGGCGGCTGTATGGGCGCTCTACGCGGCGCAGGTGCTCAACTACATCGTCACCTGGGCCTATGGCCTCCGAATCGTCTCTCGAGAGGGAACTGCATGA